The following coding sequences are from one Nonlabens arenilitoris window:
- a CDS encoding aspartyl protease family protein, whose protein sequence is MKRLLYLLMILFIISCRGISKTLNGGSIATNDYSEVIKFNYDYNFALIDVVINHKTYTFLVDTGAPTVISNQIYRDLNVDSAHNTNVKDSQGQSNNQEVVIVPEIKIGNLLYYDIGAIVADLRDVFEFNCMEIDGIIGANQMAKSFWKFDYQNKEITITDQLDNFDISSYRDSLQFYTSAQKTPYVIGFVNGVKTSFTFDTGFAGHIDVDSDIADFKESIGYVKYGSSSVGLYNVKDSTSTRTIKTDSLKIGSIKMGQQIVELDHGSLIGNDFMNKHDVIIDWSSNIIYLNKLKEFEKAEKSAFGFQTRFKENKAIVVALIKDIEIDLQIGDQLLNINEHNLRSLTDQTACEVYNTLDLEELEVLEITYLRHNKEYKTTLKRKKLID, encoded by the coding sequence ATGAAAAGACTACTCTATTTATTAATGATTCTTTTTATCATCTCTTGCCGTGGTATATCTAAAACACTTAACGGTGGATCGATTGCAACTAATGATTATTCTGAAGTCATCAAATTTAATTATGATTATAATTTTGCATTAATAGATGTTGTAATTAATCATAAGACTTATACTTTTCTGGTAGATACTGGCGCACCTACCGTTATTTCTAATCAAATTTATAGAGATTTAAATGTAGATTCTGCTCACAACACAAATGTGAAAGACTCACAAGGGCAGTCCAATAATCAAGAGGTAGTTATTGTGCCTGAAATAAAAATTGGCAACCTGCTATATTATGACATAGGAGCCATAGTTGCTGACCTGCGTGATGTATTTGAATTTAACTGCATGGAAATCGATGGAATAATAGGCGCTAATCAAATGGCAAAATCATTTTGGAAATTTGATTATCAGAATAAAGAAATCACCATCACAGATCAACTAGATAACTTTGATATATCAAGTTATCGTGACAGTTTACAGTTTTATACGAGTGCACAAAAAACACCTTATGTCATAGGCTTTGTTAATGGTGTCAAAACAAGTTTCACTTTTGATACAGGATTTGCAGGCCATATAGATGTGGATAGTGATATTGCAGATTTTAAAGAATCCATAGGGTATGTAAAGTATGGTAGTTCTAGCGTCGGTCTTTATAATGTTAAAGACTCTACGTCTACTAGAACGATAAAGACAGATAGTTTAAAGATAGGCTCGATTAAAATGGGGCAACAAATTGTAGAACTAGATCACGGAAGTTTGATAGGAAATGATTTTATGAATAAGCATGATGTGATTATAGACTGGTCTTCTAATATCATTTACCTCAACAAACTAAAAGAATTTGAAAAGGCAGAAAAAAGCGCTTTTGGTTTTCAAACTAGGTTTAAAGAAAATAAAGCTATAGTTGTGGCACTAATTAAAGATATTGAGATTGATCTACAGATAGGTGATCAATTATTAAATATTAATGAGCATAATTTGAGATCGCTTACCGACCAAACTGCTTGCGAGGTATATAATACCCTTGATCTAGAAGAATTAGAAGTACTAGAGATTACTTACTTGCGACATAATAAAGAATATAAAACAACTTTAAAACGTAAGAAGTTAATAGATTAA